One window of Biomphalaria glabrata chromosome 6, xgBioGlab47.1, whole genome shotgun sequence genomic DNA carries:
- the LOC106076718 gene encoding dehydrogenase/reductase SDR family member 6-like isoform X1, with product MKLEQQRVYLKMGRLDGKVFVLSAAGQGIGKAVALMAAKEGAKVIATDVNGELLKQLEGVPGIHTQVLDVLNKQEIEKFANSLDSVDVLFNCAGFVHHGTLLDCAEKDWDFSFNLNVKSVYTMCSYFVPKLIAQGRGGSIINMASVVSSIKGAPNRFVYGATKAAVIGLNKSLAVDFVQHKIRFNTICPGTVDTPSLRDRMAAQGDPEQAYKDFIARQKLGRLGTPDEIAYLVVYLASDESNFVTGQDFIIDGGWSI from the exons ATGAAGCTAGAACAACAAAG AGTCTATTTAAAAATGGGACGTTTGGATGGGAAAGTTTTTGTACTGTCAGCAGCTGGCCAGGGCATCGGTAAAGCAGTTGCTTTG ATGGCAGCCAAAGAAGGTGCTAAAGTAATTGCTACTGATGTAAATGGTGAACTTCTGAAACAGTTAGAGGGTGTTCCTg GAATTCATACCCAAGTTCTTGACGTGCTGAATAAACAGGAAATTGAAAAGTTTGCCAATTCACTTGACTCCGTTGATGTTCTCTTCAACTGTGCAGG TTTTGTTCATCATGGCACTCTGTTAGACTGTGCTGagaaagactgggatttctccttcaatttgaatgttaaaagTGTTTACACAATGTGTTCATATTTTGTTCCCAAG tTGATAGCACAAGGTCGAGGTGGTAGTATCATTAATATGGCCTCAGTTGTTTCAAGTATCAAAG GAGCACCAAATAGATTTGTGTATGGTGCAACTAAGGCAGCAGTTATTGGTCTGAATAAATCCTTGGCCGTGGACTTTGTACAACACAAAATACGATTCAACACTATATGTCCAG gTACAGTAGACACACCATCATTGCGGGACAGAATGGCTGCCCAAGGTGATCCTGAACAG GCTTATAAAGATTTCATTGCAAGACAAAAACTGGGACGTCTGGGCACTCCAGATGAAATAGCTTATTTGGTTGTCTACTTGGCATCAGATGAG tcTAATTTTGTGACTGGTCAAGACTTTATCATTGATGGAGGATGGAGCATTTAG
- the LOC106076718 gene encoding dehydrogenase/reductase SDR family member 6-like isoform X2 yields the protein MGRLDGKVFVLSAAGQGIGKAVALMAAKEGAKVIATDVNGELLKQLEGVPGIHTQVLDVLNKQEIEKFANSLDSVDVLFNCAGFVHHGTLLDCAEKDWDFSFNLNVKSVYTMCSYFVPKLIAQGRGGSIINMASVVSSIKGAPNRFVYGATKAAVIGLNKSLAVDFVQHKIRFNTICPGTVDTPSLRDRMAAQGDPEQAYKDFIARQKLGRLGTPDEIAYLVVYLASDESNFVTGQDFIIDGGWSI from the exons ATGGGACGTTTGGATGGGAAAGTTTTTGTACTGTCAGCAGCTGGCCAGGGCATCGGTAAAGCAGTTGCTTTG ATGGCAGCCAAAGAAGGTGCTAAAGTAATTGCTACTGATGTAAATGGTGAACTTCTGAAACAGTTAGAGGGTGTTCCTg GAATTCATACCCAAGTTCTTGACGTGCTGAATAAACAGGAAATTGAAAAGTTTGCCAATTCACTTGACTCCGTTGATGTTCTCTTCAACTGTGCAGG TTTTGTTCATCATGGCACTCTGTTAGACTGTGCTGagaaagactgggatttctccttcaatttgaatgttaaaagTGTTTACACAATGTGTTCATATTTTGTTCCCAAG tTGATAGCACAAGGTCGAGGTGGTAGTATCATTAATATGGCCTCAGTTGTTTCAAGTATCAAAG GAGCACCAAATAGATTTGTGTATGGTGCAACTAAGGCAGCAGTTATTGGTCTGAATAAATCCTTGGCCGTGGACTTTGTACAACACAAAATACGATTCAACACTATATGTCCAG gTACAGTAGACACACCATCATTGCGGGACAGAATGGCTGCCCAAGGTGATCCTGAACAG GCTTATAAAGATTTCATTGCAAGACAAAAACTGGGACGTCTGGGCACTCCAGATGAAATAGCTTATTTGGTTGTCTACTTGGCATCAGATGAG tcTAATTTTGTGACTGGTCAAGACTTTATCATTGATGGAGGATGGAGCATTTAG
- the LOC129926617 gene encoding uncharacterized protein LOC129926617: protein MERLFRPKELDIEPSSPSAAEKWLHWLRTFENFISSVSHCEIDKKKLLENYVSSSVFQYISECTTFEESIKVLQNVYVKPKSEIFARHMITLCRQENGQTVDSFLLKLKSMAKDCDFKAVTAEEHRDIFVRDAFITGLASNSIRLRLLEKSTLTLQCAYEEARQLEYAHNHAMAYNIHSEIPCGASADEESLSPMTKVEHEVSAATSKRCFFCGNSPHQHFRCPARDATCNLCGKRGHFQKVCKSTRQTLKSTTSAIVKADDDTSRTTTVGSSWASTPASGLTKSTISILVNGVPLKALVDTGSSESYISSSIAKRYKWKLETSRNRIYMASTHLSRTTHGHIFTKIKYKDEQYESVKLSLLDGLVSDVILGLDFISQHEKLMIPFEGKRSTLQVCTLKAARVEAPRLFANLAPNCHPIATKSRKYSMPDSKFIQTEIKRLLSDKIIEPSTSPWRAQIIVTTNERHKKRMVIDYSQTINRFTYLDAYPMPKVDELVQEISKYSMYSTFDLKSAYHQIPIRDDEKQYTAFEAGGKLYQFCRIPFGVTNGVAAFQRTINTIIEEAGLQDTFAYVDNVTICGLDSISHDQNLQRFLNAAKKYGITFNNDKSAIATNKVCLLGYEISQGQLRPDPERFQALRNLPPPQDMKSQKRVIGLLSYYSQWIPNFSNKIHLLVNNKAFPPPEQVQQAFKQLKHELENAAVSTIDYNRPLTVETDASDIAIAATLNQDGHPVAFFSRTLTNSERRHSAVEKEAYAIVEALRKWQHYLISRPFTLVTDQRSVSFMFDQQNKGKIKNEKIQRWRLELSCFQYDVVYRPGKQNAAADTFSRNHFASAMTGEDLKLLHNNLCHPGVTRLLHFVRTKNLPFSCEDVRKVVNQCKTCAELKPRFFKQFSGTLIKATQPFQRVSIDFKGPLPSATHNKYLLTMVDEYSRFPFALHMFYINWHCLSLATDTRVYFSLTYVHVYLLHYLLIFKTETINCL from the exons atggaacgtctatttaggccaaaagagctagacatagagcctagctcgccatcggctgccgagaagtggctgcactggctgagaacatttgagaatttcatctcctcagtctctcattgcgagattgacaaaaagaaattactagaaaactacgtttcttcgagcgtatttcagtacataagtgagtgtacaacgttcgaagaatcaatcaaagttctacaaaatgtctacgtgaagcctaaaagcgaaatttttgcacggcacatgataactctttgtcgacaagagaacggacaaaccgttgactccttcctacttaagcttaaaagtatggccaaagactgtgacttcaaagctgtcaccgctgaagaacacagagatatcttcgtaagagacgccttcattactggactggcttcaaacagcATAAGGCTGCGACTCTTAGAGAAATCTACTCTAACTCTACAGTGCGCCTATGAAGAGGCAAGACAACTCGAATATGCCCATAACCATGCCATGGCGTATAACATCCACTCTGAAATTCCCTGTGGAGCTAGCGCCGACGAGGAGAGCCTTTCTCCAATGACTAAAGTAGAACACGAGGTGAGTGCggcgactagtaaaagatgtttcttttgtggaaacagcccacatcaacactttagatgtccggcccgtgacgctacatgcaacttgtgcggtaagaggggccatttccagaaagtctgtaaatcgaccagacagacactcaaatctacaacctcagccatagtgaaagcagatgatgacacgtctcggactacaaccgttggatcttcctgggcatcgacaccagcgtccggtcttactaaatctactatttcaatactcgtcaatggagtaccattgaaggctctcgtagatacggggagcagtgaaagctatatatcttcttcaattgctaaaaggtacaaatggaaattagaaacgtccagaaacagaatctacatggcctctacacatctttctcgcactactcacggccatattttcactaaaataaagtacaaagatgaacaatatgaaagtgttaagctctcactactagatggactagtatctgatgtaatcttagggctagatttcatcagccagcacgaaaaactgatgatcccatttgaaggaaaacgaagcactctccaggtctgtacgctgaaagctgcacgagttgaagcccctcgcctcttcgctaatctggctcctaactgccatcccatagccactaaatctagaaaatattctatgcctgactccaaattcattcaaactgaaatcaagagacttctatctgacaaaattattgagccttccacgtccccgtggcgagcccagataattgtaacaacgaatgaaaggcacaaaaagagaatggttatcGACTATAGCCAAACCATCAATCGATTCACTTACCTCGACGCGTATCCCATGCCAAAAGTGGATGAACTGGTgcaggaaatatctaaatactcaatgtacagtacatttgacctcaaaagcgcttaccaccagatacctatcagggatgatgaaaagcagtacacggcgttcgaggctggcggaaagctttatcagttttgccgcattccttttggagtgacaaacggagtcgccgcatttcaaaggacgatcaacacaataattgaggaggcagggctacaggacacgttcgcttacgtggataacgttaccatctgcggacttgactccattagccacgaccagaatctacagagatttctcaatgccgctaaaaagtacggtatcaccttcaacaatgataaaagtgctattgcgactaataaagtatgcctcctaggctacgaaatctcacaagggcaattaagaccagaccccgaaagatttcaagcattgagaaacctacctccaccacaagacatgaaatcacaaaagcgggtgattggactactgtcctattattctcaatggatcccaaatttctccaacaagatccatttattggtgaacaacaaagcctttcctccccctgaacaagtacaacaagcttttaaacagctaaaacacgaacttgaaaacgctgctgtgtcgacgatagactacaatcgaccactaacagtcgaaacagatgcctctgacatcgcgattgccgccactcttaatcaagacggccatcctgtcgccttcttttcaagaacactcactaatagtgaacgcagacactcagcagtggaaaaggaagcatacgctatcgtagaagccctgagaaaatggcaacattaccttatcagtagacccttcacattggttacagatcaacgctcagtgtcttttatgtttgaccagcagaacaagggcaagatcaaaaacgaaaagattcaaagatggcgactggagcttagttgtttccaatatgacgtcgtatatcgacccgggaaacaaaacgctgcggcggataccttttcaaggaaccactttgcgtcagcaatgactggagaagacctcaaactgttacacaacaacctctgtcacccaggggtcacgagactcctccatttcgttcggactaagaacttacctttttcctgcgaggacgtccgcaaagtggtaaaccaatgtaaaacttgcgctgaactgaagcctagattcttcaaacagttttcaggcaccctcatcaaagctacccaaccatttcagagagtaagcattgattttaaggggccactcccatctgctactcacaataaatacttattaacaatggtggatgagtactcacgcttcccatttgc ACTACAtatgttctacataaactggcattgtttatctcttgctactgatactagagtttacttttcacttacttacgtacatgtctacttactacactatttgttaatatttaaaacagaaactattaattgtttataa